A section of the Stenotrophomonas sp. 364 genome encodes:
- a CDS encoding FadR/GntR family transcriptional regulator: MSEPRLYQSIAAEIVALIEKGEFPPGSRLPGERDLAERLGVSRVTVREAEIALEAQGLITIKTGSGVYVKARPSQAPGALPDVSAFDLTAARAVIEAEAAAMAASRITEEELQDLAGLIAAMVDPASGEAAASEADRQFHLSIARIAGNPVVEHCVQLIWRMRNELPRVRQVYANVCHNDDDARDEEHTAILDALRARDPAAARLAMRNHFQRLFESMLEATENEALAEIRRRTQQDRERFMAATGH, encoded by the coding sequence TCCATTGCCGCCGAAATCGTCGCGCTGATCGAGAAGGGCGAATTCCCGCCGGGCTCGCGGCTGCCCGGCGAACGCGACCTGGCCGAGCGCCTCGGCGTCAGCCGGGTGACCGTGCGCGAGGCGGAAATCGCGCTGGAAGCGCAGGGGCTGATCACCATCAAGACCGGCTCGGGCGTGTATGTGAAGGCGCGCCCGTCGCAGGCCCCCGGCGCGCTGCCGGACGTGTCTGCCTTCGACCTCACCGCCGCCCGCGCGGTGATCGAAGCCGAAGCGGCGGCCATGGCCGCCAGCCGCATCACCGAGGAAGAACTGCAGGACCTGGCCGGCCTGATCGCGGCCATGGTCGACCCGGCCTCGGGCGAGGCCGCCGCCAGCGAAGCCGACCGCCAGTTCCACCTGTCCATTGCCCGCATTGCCGGCAACCCGGTGGTAGAGCACTGCGTGCAGCTGATCTGGCGCATGCGCAATGAACTGCCGCGGGTGCGGCAGGTGTATGCCAACGTCTGCCACAACGACGACGACGCCCGCGACGAAGAACACACCGCCATCCTCGACGCCCTGCGCGCGCGCGACCCGGCGGCCGCACGGCTGGCCATGCGCAACCACTTCCAGCGCCTGTTCGAATCCATGCTGGAAGCCACCGAAAACGAAGCGCTGGCCGAAATCCGCCGGCGTACCCAGCAGGACCGCGAACGCTTCATGGCCGCCACCGGGCACTGA
- a CDS encoding DUF6165 family protein, with translation MDAILTPVSIGELIDKITILEIKAERISDAGKNANVRKELDGLWPLWQQQLASQPGLDALKDQLKAINVRMWDIQDQLRDKEAAQVFDDAFIQLARGVYGTNGERVKVKNEINRVAGSQLVEEKQYQGE, from the coding sequence GTGGACGCGATCCTGACCCCGGTATCGATTGGCGAGCTGATCGACAAGATCACCATTCTGGAAATCAAGGCCGAGCGCATCAGCGATGCCGGCAAGAACGCCAACGTCCGCAAGGAACTCGATGGCCTGTGGCCGCTGTGGCAGCAGCAGCTGGCCAGCCAGCCGGGGCTGGATGCCCTGAAGGATCAGCTGAAGGCGATCAACGTGCGCATGTGGGACATCCAGGACCAGCTGCGCGACAAGGAAGCGGCCCAGGTGTTCGACGATGCGTTCATCCAGCTGGCGCGTGGGGTGTACGGCACCAATGGCGAGCGGGTGAAGGTGAAGAACGAGATCAACCGCGTGGCCGGTTCGCAGCTGGTGGAAGAAAAGCAGTACCAGGGCGAGTAA
- a CDS encoding TorF family putative porin codes for MSGAAAAAVEGNATLTTDYVWRGSSQSDGDPAAQAGVKLGSESGWYASVWGSGVSFQPDNGARSEFDVVAGWSGALGQDWALDVNLTRYLYPSSNVDLNWTELNSTLTWQQRYWLQVGVSDDALAGGHTGTYAQLGARLPLGEQWRLEAAVGHYWLASAQADDYLHGQLSAIWKVHGPWELRLTAHDTDTAAKRLFPGIAGSRVEFAVQTAF; via the coding sequence ATGAGTGGTGCGGCGGCGGCCGCGGTGGAGGGCAATGCGACCCTCACCACCGATTACGTCTGGCGCGGCAGCTCGCAGAGTGACGGCGACCCGGCCGCACAGGCGGGCGTCAAACTGGGCAGCGAAAGCGGCTGGTACGCCTCGGTGTGGGGCTCAGGGGTGTCGTTCCAGCCCGACAACGGCGCACGCAGCGAGTTTGACGTGGTGGCCGGGTGGAGCGGGGCGCTGGGCCAGGACTGGGCGCTGGACGTCAACCTCACCCGCTACCTCTATCCGTCCAGCAACGTCGACCTGAACTGGACCGAGCTCAACAGCACCCTCACCTGGCAGCAGCGCTACTGGCTGCAGGTAGGCGTGTCCGACGACGCGCTGGCCGGCGGCCACACCGGCACCTACGCCCAACTGGGCGCCCGCCTGCCGCTGGGCGAGCAGTGGCGTCTGGAAGCGGCGGTGGGCCATTACTGGCTGGCCAGCGCGCAGGCCGACGATTACCTGCACGGCCAGCTCAGCGCCATCTGGAAGGTGCACGGCCCGTGGGAACTGCGCCTCACCGCGCACGACACAGACACCGCCGCCAAACGCCTGTTCCCCGGCATCGCAGGCTCCCGCGTCGAGTTCGCCGTACAAACCGCCTTCTGA
- a CDS encoding MFS transporter has product MTADVHTPLSRWQVLLMAFATGVAVASNYYAQPLLHTIAGEFGVSFGRAGTLVTAAQLSYGVGVVLLVPLGDMFERRRLIVVMSLLSASGLVVSALSHEFAWLLVGTAITGLFSVVAQVLVPFAATLARPEERGRVVGTVMSGLLLGILLARTVAGALSSLGDWRWVYWMAAGTLVLTTWVLYRTLPRFHQHAGLSYGALLRSIGTLFAQEPVFRLRTLLGALSFAMFAMFWTPLAFLLAGAPYHYSDATIGLFGLVGAAGTLAAGVAGRMADRGKAALATTLALVLLAASWLPLGFSTQSLVALVVGVLVLDLAAQLLHVSNQNVVFALRPEARNRLNAGYMTGYFIGGSLGSLVSAQVYGAFGWTGVCVTGAGVAAVAMAVWAMAVMRR; this is encoded by the coding sequence ATGACCGCCGATGTACACACCCCATTGAGCCGCTGGCAGGTGCTGTTGATGGCCTTTGCCACCGGCGTGGCGGTGGCCAGCAATTACTACGCCCAGCCGCTGCTGCACACCATTGCCGGCGAGTTCGGGGTGTCGTTCGGGCGCGCGGGCACGCTGGTGACGGCGGCGCAGCTGAGCTATGGCGTGGGCGTGGTGCTGCTGGTGCCGCTGGGCGACATGTTCGAGCGGCGGCGGTTGATCGTGGTGATGTCGTTGTTGTCGGCGTCGGGGTTGGTGGTGAGCGCGTTGAGCCATGAGTTCGCCTGGCTGCTGGTGGGTACGGCGATCACCGGGTTGTTCTCGGTGGTGGCGCAGGTACTGGTGCCGTTCGCGGCGACATTGGCGCGGCCGGAAGAGCGTGGCCGGGTGGTGGGAACGGTGATGAGCGGGCTGCTGCTGGGCATTCTGCTGGCGCGCACGGTGGCCGGGGCGTTGTCGTCGCTGGGCGACTGGCGCTGGGTGTACTGGATGGCGGCGGGCACGCTGGTGCTGACCACGTGGGTGCTGTATCGCACGTTGCCGCGTTTCCATCAGCACGCGGGCTTGAGTTACGGCGCGTTGCTGCGTTCGATCGGCACGCTGTTCGCGCAGGAGCCGGTGTTCCGGTTGCGCACGCTGCTGGGGGCGTTGAGTTTTGCGATGTTCGCGATGTTCTGGACGCCGCTGGCCTTCCTGCTGGCGGGCGCGCCGTACCACTACAGCGATGCGACGATTGGGCTGTTCGGGCTGGTAGGCGCGGCGGGCACGCTGGCCGCCGGTGTGGCCGGCCGGATGGCGGACCGTGGCAAGGCGGCGTTGGCGACTACACTGGCGCTGGTGCTGCTGGCGGCGTCATGGTTGCCGCTGGGCTTTTCGACGCAGTCGCTGGTGGCGCTGGTGGTGGGCGTGCTGGTGCTGGACCTGGCGGCGCAGCTGCTGCACGTGAGCAACCAGAACGTGGTGTTCGCACTGCGGCCGGAGGCCCGCAACCGGCTCAATGCGGGGTACATGACCGGGTACTTCATTGGCGGGTCGTTGGGGTCGCTGGTGTCGGCGCAGGTGTATGGCGCGTTCGGGTGGACCGGGGTGTGCGTGACCGGCGCGGGCGTGGCCGCGGTGGCGATGGCGGTGTGGGCGATGGCGGTGATGCGCCGGTAG
- a CDS encoding LysR substrate-binding domain-containing protein — MRERRVDVALVGLSPGTAIDGACHRLLAEESMVAVLPPSHPLASRKRLSLATLAELPLVDFQYGSGARRQTDEAFAAAGLPHRVPFEINHMSLIERFVQQGLAVGIVPVAIAAGFTGVARVAIQDAPVRRVHAVWSRLPTPAARAFMQELLQHVAPQAEPRAGVGLRRRARAG; from the coding sequence GTGCGCGAGCGCCGCGTCGATGTCGCGCTGGTGGGCCTGTCGCCCGGCACCGCCATCGACGGGGCCTGCCACCGGCTACTGGCCGAAGAATCCATGGTGGCCGTGCTGCCGCCCAGCCACCCGCTGGCCAGCCGCAAACGCCTGTCGCTGGCCACCCTGGCCGAGCTGCCGCTGGTGGATTTCCAATACGGCAGTGGCGCACGCCGCCAGACCGACGAAGCCTTCGCCGCCGCCGGGTTGCCGCATCGGGTGCCGTTCGAGATCAACCACATGTCGCTCATCGAGCGCTTCGTCCAGCAGGGGCTGGCGGTGGGCATCGTGCCGGTGGCCATCGCCGCCGGCTTTACCGGCGTGGCGCGGGTGGCCATCCAGGATGCGCCCGTGCGGCGCGTGCATGCGGTGTGGTCGCGGCTGCCCACGCCGGCGGCGCGGGCCTTCATGCAGGAACTGCTGCAGCACGTGGCCCCGCAGGCGGAGCCACGTGCTGGCGTGGGGCTTAGGCGCCGCGCACGCGCAGGGTGA
- a CDS encoding DUF1456 family protein has product MINNDVLRSIRYMLDLSDGMIADTCALADPAFVIDKADVAGWLRKEDEEGFVACDDRTLAHFLDGLIVHFRGRDESQPLRPVEKRITNNLVLKKLRVAFQLKDVDMHEIFQQAGFPVSKPELSALFRQPDHKNYRACGDQLLRNFLKGLTLRVRGA; this is encoded by the coding sequence ATGATCAACAACGATGTACTGCGCAGCATCCGCTACATGCTCGACCTCAGCGACGGCATGATCGCCGACACCTGTGCCCTGGCCGACCCGGCCTTCGTGATCGACAAGGCCGACGTGGCCGGTTGGCTGCGCAAGGAAGACGAGGAAGGCTTCGTGGCCTGCGACGATCGCACCCTGGCGCACTTTCTGGACGGGCTGATCGTGCACTTCCGTGGCCGCGACGAGAGCCAGCCGCTGCGCCCGGTGGAAAAGCGCATCACCAACAACCTGGTGCTGAAGAAGCTGCGCGTGGCCTTCCAGCTGAAGGACGTGGACATGCACGAGATCTTCCAGCAGGCCGGTTTCCCGGTGTCCAAGCCGGAACTGTCGGCGCTGTTCCGCCAGCCGGACCACAAGAACTACCGCGCCTGCGGCGACCAGCTGCTGCGCAACTTCCTGAAGGGCCTCACCCTGCGCGTGCGCGGCGCCTAA